The Flectobacillus major DSM 103 genome has a window encoding:
- a CDS encoding SDR family oxidoreductase — MKIVVIGGTGLIGSQLISFLDPTQHQVIAASPSTGVDTITGKGLDEVFQDAQVVVDVTNSPSFESDYVLNFFKTSTEHIVAAAQKAGVQHLIALSIVGTQKLHGSGYFKAKQVQEDLIRNSGIGFTIVQATQFFEFAGGIAYMSTLNEKVYLPTAYIQPIASKEVAGFLAKTVLAEPANAAIEIGGPEKFRMNDWIAQYAKSTNQKLDIVGDSNALYSGYAITDDTLVTGDNAVFIGEICYKDWIVENIK, encoded by the coding sequence ATGAAAATTGTAGTTATTGGAGGTACTGGCCTAATTGGCAGTCAGCTTATAAGTTTTTTAGACCCAACCCAACATCAAGTAATAGCAGCTTCTCCCTCAACAGGAGTTGATACCATTACAGGAAAAGGATTAGATGAGGTTTTTCAAGATGCACAGGTGGTCGTAGATGTTACGAATTCGCCTTCTTTTGAGAGTGATTATGTTTTGAATTTCTTCAAAACCTCGACAGAACATATTGTTGCGGCGGCTCAAAAAGCAGGTGTCCAGCATCTGATTGCCTTATCGATAGTGGGTACACAAAAATTGCATGGAAGTGGCTACTTCAAAGCAAAACAAGTTCAAGAAGACCTAATACGTAATTCAGGAATTGGTTTTACAATTGTACAGGCAACTCAATTTTTTGAATTTGCAGGTGGCATTGCCTATATGAGTACACTCAATGAGAAAGTATATTTACCAACAGCATATATACAACCTATTGCCAGTAAAGAAGTGGCAGGCTTTTTAGCAAAAACGGTTTTAGCAGAGCCTGCTAATGCTGCCATCGAAATCGGAGGGCCTGAGAAATTTAGAATGAATGATTGGATTGCTCAATATGCAAAAAGTACCAATCAAAAACTTGATATTGTTGGCGATTCTAATGCCTTGTATTCTGGCTATGCTATTACAGACGACACTCTGGTAACTGGCGATAACGCTGTATTTATTGGCGAAATATGTTATAAAGATTGGATTGTCGAAAATATCAAATAA
- a CDS encoding arylsulfatase, whose protein sequence is MLKKILSVGLVLAFTFQPVLAQRKQPNIVVILADDLGFSDIGAFGSEIKTPNLDKLAQNGLIIKQFYNAGRCCPSRASLLTGLYSHQAGIGDMVQDKGFPAYQGYLNENCITIGQALKQAGYSTIVSGKWHVGLVPSAWAVNRGFDESFTLQNNGSSYFNSQPLYNDGRTVTFLEGNKEIIRSDTSKYLTQAITDFAINALDKQHKNQKPFFLYLAYNAPHWPIQALPEDIAKYKGKYLKGWDDLRANRLKKLRASGIIDKNWELSNRFENVPDWNKLSTEEKEKWDTRMAIYAAMIDRMDAGIGEVLEKIKALGEESNTLIFFLSDNGGSADDVKNWNYVTQKNGKAGSVESIDSYESPWGNASNTPFRLFKKNTHEGGIASPFIAYFPNHIKAGSKSNRPSHLIDIFPTLLDYAGVQYPHTFNDKKLTPLEGISLKNELEGKQSKPHQALFWEHEGSRAIRKGNWKAVAENNQVWELYNLADDRTETKNLANNHPEILQKLITEHEVWSKKVGVQDWNKIK, encoded by the coding sequence ATGCTCAAGAAAATACTAAGCGTAGGGCTTGTGTTAGCCTTTACTTTTCAGCCAGTTTTGGCACAAAGAAAGCAACCCAATATTGTTGTTATCTTGGCTGATGATTTGGGATTTTCGGATATTGGAGCTTTTGGCTCTGAAATCAAAACGCCCAATTTGGATAAATTAGCTCAGAACGGACTCATTATCAAACAGTTTTATAATGCAGGTCGTTGCTGTCCTTCACGTGCTTCTTTGCTTACGGGTTTGTATTCGCACCAAGCTGGTATTGGCGATATGGTACAAGACAAAGGTTTTCCTGCTTATCAAGGTTATCTCAACGAAAACTGTATTACCATCGGACAAGCTCTCAAACAAGCTGGTTATTCTACCATTGTTTCGGGCAAATGGCACGTTGGTTTAGTGCCTTCTGCTTGGGCGGTGAATCGTGGTTTTGACGAATCTTTTACTTTACAAAACAACGGAAGTAGTTATTTTAATTCACAGCCTTTGTACAACGATGGCAGAACGGTTACTTTTTTGGAAGGAAATAAAGAAATCATTCGGAGCGATACTTCTAAATACCTTACGCAAGCCATTACCGATTTTGCAATCAATGCTTTAGACAAACAACATAAAAACCAAAAGCCCTTTTTTCTGTATTTGGCTTATAATGCTCCTCATTGGCCTATTCAAGCTTTGCCCGAAGATATTGCCAAATACAAAGGAAAATACTTGAAAGGTTGGGATGATTTAAGAGCCAATCGCTTGAAAAAACTACGAGCCTCAGGTATTATTGATAAAAATTGGGAGCTATCTAATCGCTTTGAAAATGTACCCGACTGGAACAAACTCAGTACAGAAGAAAAAGAAAAATGGGATACTCGCATGGCAATTTATGCCGCAATGATTGACCGCATGGATGCTGGAATTGGTGAAGTTTTAGAGAAAATCAAAGCACTTGGTGAAGAAAGCAATACCCTTATCTTTTTCCTTTCGGACAACGGAGGAAGTGCCGATGATGTAAAAAACTGGAATTATGTAACCCAGAAAAATGGCAAAGCAGGTTCGGTTGAGTCGATAGACAGTTATGAAAGTCCTTGGGGAAATGCCAGTAACACACCTTTTAGGTTATTTAAAAAGAATACTCATGAAGGTGGTATTGCTTCCCCTTTTATCGCTTATTTTCCAAACCATATTAAGGCAGGAAGCAAAAGTAATCGCCCGAGCCATTTGATTGATATTTTTCCAACGCTGTTAGATTATGCAGGTGTTCAATATCCTCATACTTTTAATGACAAAAAACTTACGCCATTAGAGGGAATCAGTTTGAAAAATGAATTAGAAGGCAAACAAAGTAAACCCCACCAAGCACTCTTTTGGGAACACGAAGGCAGTCGAGCCATTAGAAAAGGAAATTGGAAAGCCGTTGCCGAAAATAACCAAGTCTGGGAATTATACAATCTGGCAGATGACAGAACAGAAACCAAAAATTTGGCAAACAATCATCCCGAAATATTACAAAAACTCATCACAGAACACGAAGTCTGGTCGAAAAAAGTAGGTGTTCAAGATTGGAATAAAATTAAGTAG
- a CDS encoding DUF1761 domain-containing protein produces the protein MINQIVHLNWMSVLLAFVGYFVLGALWFTVFFSKPYRVSLGRENETLASKPIFIIGPAVCSLVITLTCAILINTLHISTLGEIVEFTWLIGVGLLVANTLNIAINPNIPHPIYYGIISGGYHLVGILIVSIILVTMK, from the coding sequence ATGATAAATCAAATAGTCCATCTGAATTGGATGAGTGTATTACTGGCCTTTGTAGGATACTTTGTACTCGGAGCATTGTGGTTTACGGTATTCTTTAGTAAGCCTTACCGGGTTTCATTGGGTCGAGAAAATGAAACGCTAGCCTCAAAGCCTATTTTTATAATAGGCCCAGCAGTTTGTTCGCTTGTGATTACACTAACATGTGCCATATTGATTAATACCTTGCATATTTCTACTTTGGGCGAAATCGTAGAATTTACATGGCTAATTGGTGTAGGGTTGTTGGTTGCCAATACCCTTAATATTGCCATTAATCCCAATATTCCACATCCTATTTATTATGGTATTATTAGTGGCGGATACCATTTAGTAGGTATTCTGATAGTGAGTATTATTCTTGTAACGATGAAATAA
- a CDS encoding RNA polymerase sigma factor: MNDKTDIFLSVVQANKGIIYKVVNSYCKSIEDREDLVQEIIIQLWKSFDKYNKEVKYSTWMYQIALNVAISFYRKENTRKQIASPLTESIIEFTDDGYDDKETNLGILQRMILQLADLDKALILLYLEEKSHKEIAQIMGISESNVATKIGRIKKILKEKMENFKSQ, translated from the coding sequence ATGAACGATAAAACCGACATATTCCTCTCTGTTGTTCAGGCCAATAAAGGTATCATTTATAAGGTGGTAAATTCTTATTGCAAAAGCATTGAAGACCGTGAAGACCTTGTTCAAGAGATTATCATTCAGCTGTGGAAATCATTTGATAAGTATAATAAGGAAGTCAAATATTCAACATGGATGTATCAGATTGCCTTGAATGTAGCTATTTCTTTTTACCGAAAAGAAAATACTAGAAAACAAATCGCCAGTCCACTCACCGAAAGTATTATTGAGTTTACAGATGATGGATACGACGATAAGGAAACGAACTTGGGCATATTACAAAGAATGATTTTACAACTAGCAGACTTAGATAAAGCACTAATATTGTTGTATTTAGAAGAAAAAAGTCATAAAGAAATCGCTCAAATTATGGGTATTTCGGAAAGTAATGTTGCTACTAAAATTGGACGAATCAAAAAGATTTTAAAAGAAAAAATGGAAAATTTTAAAAGCCAATAA
- a CDS encoding rhodanese-like domain-containing protein, whose protein sequence is MKKYLFTFVLMFSAIFANAQAASHQAYTQKTANKIAIDTKLSKKILKEIQKGKAYLVDVRTPEEYGTKHLKYAQNINIRSEKFAEEIKKLDPSKKIYLYCRSGNRSGKAADTLQTFGYQLGYNIGGLDSLLTKGLPADQ, encoded by the coding sequence ATGAAAAAATACCTCTTCACTTTTGTCCTTATGTTTTCTGCTATTTTTGCCAATGCACAAGCGGCAAGTCATCAAGCTTATACGCAAAAAACAGCCAACAAAATTGCTATTGATACAAAATTGAGCAAGAAAATTCTGAAAGAAATTCAGAAAGGAAAAGCTTATTTAGTAGATGTCCGCACGCCCGAAGAGTACGGCACAAAGCATTTGAAATATGCCCAAAACATCAATATTCGTTCTGAAAAATTTGCAGAAGAAATTAAGAAATTAGACCCTTCTAAAAAAATCTATTTGTACTGTCGCTCAGGCAATAGAAGCGGCAAAGCGGCTGATACTTTACAAACATTTGGCTATCAGTTGGGCTATAATATCGGAGGTTTAGACAGTCTTCTCACAAAAGGATTACCAGCAGACCAATAA
- a CDS encoding YdeI/OmpD-associated family protein has product MQQKEITTFYPISRTAWRQWLQENHISESSIWLVLYKKQSNKPTISWEVAVEEALCFGWIDSTRKTIDHERFIQFFSKRKAKSMWSKINKEKVEQLIEKGLMSEAGHRSIAIAKQNGSWTMLDQAEALVIPEDLSNAFDSYPYSREYFINLSTSLRKSILQWLVLAKKPETRQGRITEIVQQASQGQLPQQFR; this is encoded by the coding sequence ATGCAGCAAAAAGAGATAACAACCTTTTATCCCATAAGTAGAACAGCTTGGCGGCAATGGTTGCAAGAAAATCATATATCAGAATCATCCATTTGGCTTGTTCTGTATAAAAAACAATCTAATAAACCAACCATTAGCTGGGAAGTGGCTGTAGAAGAGGCACTGTGTTTTGGTTGGATTGATAGTACTCGAAAAACCATCGACCATGAAAGGTTTATCCAATTTTTTAGCAAACGAAAAGCTAAAAGTATGTGGTCGAAGATAAATAAAGAAAAGGTAGAACAACTTATCGAAAAAGGACTCATGTCTGAAGCAGGCCACAGAAGCATAGCCATTGCCAAACAAAATGGATCTTGGACAATGCTGGATCAAGCAGAAGCACTGGTCATCCCCGAAGACTTATCAAATGCTTTTGACAGTTATCCCTATTCAAGAGAGTATTTTATAAATTTAAGTACATCCCTTAGAAAAAGTATTTTGCAATGGCTTGTCTTAGCCAAAAAGCCAGAAACCCGACAAGGAAGAATTACCGAAATAGTACAGCAGGCTAGTCAAGGACAGTTACCCCAACAGTTTAGATAA
- a CDS encoding sulfatase-like hydrolase/transferase yields MNRRNFIQNSSLFGASLALHPFLKAFAEEKKLNIIVLLSDDQRHDTIAALGNKDIITPNLDALVKNGTAFTQAHVFGGLSGAICQPSRAMLLTGRTLFNIDRQARDNQEFSFDIFNNFVTFPELLRKNNYVTVGIGKQHNGTTIYNRAFSDGAKVFFGGMGDQYNIPVQDYRSDNNYGGAKDNSYSPDKAITKGKHSSEIFADETILFIEKYQKEPFLIYTAFTTPHDPRIAPDEYKAWYSDKKISLPPNFLPKHPFDNGELNVRDELLAPFPRTEEDTIRQLKEYYATISHLDAQVGRIVKAVQDNGLAENTLIVFAGDNGLAIGQHGLFGKQSIYEHSNRVPLVFAGPGIPKNQKVEGYCYLSDIYATLTEKSGVRNPASVQGISLVKAFQNPKAPLRPALYFAFKHFQRGVKKDGFKLLEYHVNGERHTQLFNLKEDPWEINNLADKPAFKAKKEALKAELLKLRFEFNDTFSSFWEGYK; encoded by the coding sequence ATGAACCGTAGAAATTTCATCCAAAATAGCTCCTTGTTCGGAGCATCTCTGGCATTGCATCCTTTCTTAAAAGCATTTGCCGAAGAGAAAAAACTCAATATCATCGTTTTATTATCAGACGACCAACGCCATGATACCATTGCGGCTTTGGGTAACAAAGATATTATTACGCCCAATTTAGACGCATTGGTCAAAAATGGAACGGCTTTCACACAAGCTCACGTTTTTGGTGGATTGTCAGGAGCGATTTGTCAGCCCAGCAGAGCTATGTTGCTTACTGGCAGAACTTTGTTTAATATCGACCGACAAGCCAGAGACAACCAAGAATTTAGCTTTGACATTTTTAATAATTTCGTCACTTTTCCTGAGTTGTTAAGAAAAAACAATTATGTCACGGTAGGCATTGGCAAACAGCACAATGGCACTACGATTTACAATCGTGCATTTTCGGACGGAGCGAAAGTGTTTTTTGGCGGCATGGGCGATCAGTATAATATTCCTGTGCAAGATTACAGAAGCGACAACAACTACGGGGGAGCAAAAGACAATAGTTATTCGCCCGACAAAGCCATCACAAAAGGCAAACATAGTTCTGAAATCTTTGCAGACGAAACAATTCTCTTTATTGAGAAGTACCAAAAAGAACCCTTTTTGATTTACACAGCCTTTACAACACCACACGACCCAAGAATAGCTCCAGACGAATACAAAGCTTGGTATTCTGACAAAAAAATAAGTTTGCCTCCCAATTTTTTACCCAAACATCCTTTCGATAATGGTGAATTGAATGTTAGAGATGAATTACTAGCTCCATTCCCAAGAACAGAAGAAGATACCATTCGTCAGCTAAAAGAATATTATGCAACAATTTCCCATTTAGACGCACAAGTTGGACGTATTGTGAAGGCCGTTCAAGACAATGGCTTGGCAGAAAACACTCTGATTGTTTTTGCAGGCGACAACGGTTTGGCCATTGGTCAGCATGGTTTGTTTGGCAAGCAAAGTATTTATGAACACAGCAACCGAGTACCATTGGTATTTGCTGGGCCGGGTATTCCTAAAAACCAAAAGGTTGAAGGCTATTGTTATCTTTCAGATATTTATGCTACTTTAACAGAAAAATCTGGTGTAAGAAATCCTGCTTCGGTACAAGGCATTAGTTTGGTAAAAGCTTTCCAAAACCCTAAAGCACCTTTGAGGCCAGCCTTGTATTTTGCTTTTAAACATTTTCAAAGAGGTGTAAAAAAAGACGGTTTCAAGTTGTTGGAGTATCACGTAAATGGCGAGCGACATACGCAACTATTTAACCTAAAAGAAGACCCTTGGGAAATCAATAATTTGGCTGATAAACCCGCTTTTAAAGCTAAAAAGGAAGCTCTCAAAGCCGAACTACTAAAACTTCGCTTTGAATTTAACGATACTTTTAGCTCGTTTTGGGAAGGATATAAATAA
- a CDS encoding sulfatase family protein, which translates to MAIRKILLLGLSLAINLQNTFAFQQKTPQKQPNILWITCEDMSPHLGSFGEKVAKTPNLDKLAKEAVRYTNVFSTAGVCAPSRSSLITGMYQTSIGTHNMRTLQMPVTQKSSPLPSYSALLPEQVKCFPEYLRKAGYYCTNNEKQDYQFEAPLTVWNENSKTANWQGRQDKNQPFFSVINLMITHESQVFARDKEPITVNPDSVIVPPYYPDNAIIRKDIARFLTNVEIMDRQVGEILQKLKDDELYDNTIIFFYSDHGDGLPFVKRELYDRGLKVPMLIRFPNAQNAGVVDNQLLSFVDFALTVLSLANIPIPKYIQGQAFLGKQKSKTTRKYIYAARDRMDSEYDRVRAVSDGRFKYLKNYQPEKPYYQDIKYRLSQKSMQEILRLKEAGQLNEQQAYWFRNSKPEEELFDTQSDPYEFKNLADNPAYKAKLIELRQKHLEWMKQFGDLGAIPEKELVTSWWQGKDKAPETASPEITLKDGKAHIISATKGASIAYKKHEKEKEWQVYTKPFSIQQGDSLYVVAHRIGYSASKIVKIK; encoded by the coding sequence ATGGCTATCCGAAAAATCTTACTTCTGGGCTTGTCATTAGCCATCAACCTACAAAATACTTTTGCTTTCCAGCAAAAAACGCCACAAAAACAGCCCAATATTCTTTGGATTACTTGCGAGGATATGTCACCACATTTAGGAAGTTTTGGTGAAAAAGTAGCTAAAACGCCTAATTTAGATAAACTCGCCAAAGAGGCAGTACGTTATACTAATGTATTTTCTACGGCGGGCGTTTGTGCACCAAGTCGTTCTTCTTTGATTACGGGGATGTACCAAACTTCTATTGGTACTCATAATATGCGTACTTTACAAATGCCCGTTACACAGAAGTCTTCTCCATTACCATCTTATTCAGCATTACTGCCAGAACAAGTAAAATGCTTTCCTGAGTATTTAAGAAAAGCAGGTTATTACTGTACCAACAACGAAAAACAAGATTATCAGTTTGAAGCTCCTCTGACAGTTTGGAATGAGAATAGCAAAACAGCAAATTGGCAAGGAAGGCAAGACAAAAATCAACCTTTTTTCTCTGTAATTAATTTAATGATTACTCACGAATCACAAGTATTTGCTCGCGATAAAGAACCCATTACGGTAAATCCAGATTCGGTCATTGTTCCACCGTATTATCCTGACAATGCGATTATTAGAAAAGATATTGCTCGCTTTCTCACCAATGTTGAAATTATGGATAGGCAAGTAGGCGAGATTTTACAAAAACTCAAAGACGATGAGTTGTACGACAATACCATAATTTTCTTTTATAGCGACCACGGCGACGGATTGCCTTTTGTGAAAAGAGAATTGTACGACAGAGGTTTAAAAGTACCGATGCTTATTCGTTTTCCGAATGCTCAGAATGCAGGAGTAGTTGATAATCAATTGCTTAGCTTTGTTGATTTTGCTCTAACGGTTTTGTCTTTGGCGAATATACCTATTCCGAAATATATTCAAGGACAGGCTTTTCTGGGAAAACAAAAAAGTAAAACTACTCGAAAATACATTTATGCCGCTCGTGACAGAATGGATAGCGAATACGACCGAGTGCGTGCTGTAAGTGATGGTAGATTTAAGTATTTGAAAAATTATCAACCTGAAAAGCCTTATTATCAGGATATTAAATACCGATTGAGCCAAAAGAGTATGCAAGAAATCCTTCGCTTGAAAGAAGCAGGGCAACTCAACGAGCAACAAGCGTATTGGTTCAGAAATTCAAAACCAGAAGAAGAGCTTTTTGATACCCAAAGCGACCCTTATGAGTTTAAAAATTTGGCTGATAATCCTGCTTACAAAGCAAAACTTATAGAATTACGCCAAAAGCATTTGGAATGGATGAAGCAATTTGGTGATTTGGGGGCAATCCCTGAAAAAGAATTAGTGACTTCGTGGTGGCAAGGAAAAGATAAAGCTCCAGAAACGGCTTCACCAGAAATTACGCTAAAAGATGGAAAAGCACACATTATTTCAGCTACCAAAGGAGCTTCCATTGCTTATAAAAAACACGAAAAAGAGAAAGAATGGCAAGTATATACCAAGCCGTTCTCTATCCAACAAGGCGATTCTTTGTACGTAGTTGCCCATAGGATTGGCTATAGTGCTAGTAAAATTGTTAAAATAAAGTAA
- a CDS encoding SLC13 family permease has protein sequence MKYHLQKYIPLILGPLCFVGLVYLPIIHLDEKIVKVIGITSWMLIWWISEVVALPVTAFLPVVLFPALGILDLPTTSANYTNPTVLLFLSGFVFALSIEKHRLHERIALHIIHWVGTSIQKIVLGFMLATAFISMWVNNTATTLLMFPIANSVLSLLQESFVAQKQQEAFNKLSKSLLLGLAFGACIGGIATPIGTPTNAVLIAYFKDNFQTDIAFLAWFAIGFPLAIVMLSFAYFVLVKWLFVIEIDDLPSAKQIVEGKIAHLGAITYQEYAVSGVFLLTTFTWIFRVFLIKIPALAFLNDTIIGMAGALLLFIIPNPTEKDSFIFEWKNMEKLPWGILFMIGGGLALAKTLETSGLVQLIGSSIKNLGISHFALLLAIVVLVTLLLKIMIANTALATILVPMVAGIAVASGIEPILLAAPTTFAASFAFILPMSTPPNAIVLSTGFVHVKDMIKAGSWIAIFGFLLLISVYKCYIFMI, from the coding sequence ATGAAATATCATTTACAAAAATATATTCCACTTATTCTTGGCCCTCTTTGCTTTGTTGGTTTGGTCTATTTGCCTATCATTCATTTAGACGAAAAGATCGTTAAAGTTATTGGTATTACTTCGTGGATGCTTATTTGGTGGATTTCGGAAGTTGTGGCTTTGCCCGTAACGGCTTTTTTACCTGTAGTACTTTTTCCTGCATTAGGTATTTTAGATTTGCCCACTACTTCTGCCAATTACACCAATCCTACGGTATTACTTTTTTTATCTGGATTTGTCTTTGCTTTGAGCATAGAAAAACACCGTTTGCACGAACGAATCGCCTTGCATATTATTCATTGGGTAGGTACGTCTATCCAGAAAATTGTATTGGGCTTTATGCTTGCCACGGCTTTTATCAGTATGTGGGTCAATAATACCGCCACTACGCTACTGATGTTTCCGATTGCCAACTCGGTATTGAGTTTGCTGCAAGAAAGTTTTGTAGCACAAAAACAGCAGGAGGCATTCAACAAATTATCGAAAAGCCTTTTGCTTGGATTAGCCTTTGGTGCTTGTATTGGAGGCATAGCTACACCTATTGGAACGCCCACCAATGCTGTGTTGATTGCCTATTTTAAAGATAATTTTCAAACAGACATTGCTTTTTTAGCATGGTTTGCCATTGGTTTTCCTTTAGCTATTGTAATGCTTTCGTTTGCCTATTTTGTACTTGTCAAATGGCTTTTTGTTATAGAAATTGACGATTTACCTTCAGCAAAGCAAATTGTAGAAGGTAAAATAGCTCATTTAGGAGCAATTACATATCAGGAATATGCTGTTAGTGGTGTCTTTTTGCTTACTACATTTACATGGATTTTTAGGGTATTTCTTATCAAAATACCTGCTCTTGCTTTCCTAAACGACACCATTATTGGCATGGCAGGAGCTTTGCTTTTGTTTATTATTCCTAATCCTACTGAAAAAGACTCCTTTATTTTTGAATGGAAAAATATGGAAAAACTTCCTTGGGGAATTTTATTTATGATTGGCGGTGGGCTAGCCTTAGCCAAAACACTCGAAACCTCTGGCTTGGTACAGTTGATTGGAAGCAGTATCAAAAATCTGGGTATTAGCCACTTTGCTTTGCTTTTAGCCATTGTTGTTTTAGTAACGCTATTATTAAAAATTATGATTGCCAATACCGCTTTGGCCACAATACTTGTGCCAATGGTAGCTGGTATTGCAGTAGCTTCGGGTATTGAACCTATTTTGTTGGCTGCACCTACCACTTTTGCGGCAAGTTTTGCCTTTATCTTACCGATGTCCACACCGCCCAATGCCATTGTTTTAAGTACTGGATTTGTACATGTAAAAGACATGATAAAGGCTGGTTCATGGATTGCTATTTTCGGCTTTTTGCTTCTGATAAGTGTATACAAATGCTATATTTTTATGATATAG